gataaaacagaaaacatttgacaGATAGCTCTGCAAAGCTAACTTTTACAGCATTGTTCTTTATCTGTAGGCTTAGAAAGTTGTTTATGATTAAAAAGTAATTCTTCTTTCAGTCAAGGATGTGTGTCTAAGGTAAGCAATATTTTTCTTCGCAGAAAAAGTGTGTAGGATTTTTGCTAGTTAGGTCCTGgttgcattaaaaaacaactttctcgTAAACAACTTCAACTGGGTCAATCCCTGAAATGTGGGTTTTATCATCAACCCCGGCCGTAGAATCCAATATGGAGGTCcgcaaataaaaccaaatgatccagctgtaaaaaaaaccaacaaaaatttACCAATTTAAATTTATCAAATTAGTAAAAGGTCTAACCAAACACCAAGCTAATGCAACTTGCTATAATTTGTGATGAATAGGgaaaaatgaacagattcaCTAGGATTTGGTAGATAACGAGGAAGTGGTACAATTATGGACAGAAgtttattaaaacacttttttatctCTAATAAAATCATGATTATTTAACTTGACCACTTATTATGGATacatcattttacattttttgtctttttttttacatttaaaaaactacacAGTCAGCAGTTTGGACCAAAATGGCAGCTGGTATTGTAAATGAGATGACCTCAGAAAACTGAcatcttgttgtgtttttttcctcagtttggGAGTAAAGATGTCGTCCGGCGCTCTGTTTCCGAGTCTGGTCAGCGGCTCTAGGGGAAGCTCCAGCAAGTATCTAGTGGAGTTTCGTGCTGGTAAAATGAGCCTGAAGGGGAACACGGTTACACCCGACAAACGCAAGGGCTTGGTGTACATCCAGCAGTCCGACGACTCCCTGATCCATTTCTGCTGGAAGGACAGAACCACCGGGAACGTTGATGATGTAagtaaagattttttctttaaattaaaccaataatttaaaacacacattcagtgaaatctgaaatgtttattactttcATGATGTGAttggaaattatttcacttaacaGTGCTGTCATATTCTCTGTGGATAgtaatgtattttctattttaaactaaattaaaccaaaataatttccttACCTTCTCGTTACTGGAGATGTTCTGCTGTTGGTTGGCAAAACATTCAAGCTTTGATTCTTGTTTTAGAAACGTAACACAGAAAACTGTCCCAGGAtttaatgattgttttttttgcaatgaaaaTTCCTGATTGTGGTGGTACTCTAGCAATATTTGAGATAGactttcttatttaaatgtggctttttatatttataacatGGCATGAAGTAAAGTTGAGGCAGCAGTGTAgcagaagtaagaaatactgccacctgcaggtgggagttagcatcacaTAAACTCAATGCTTTTGAccattttttgcagaaaattttgAATAAACTCTTAATAGCAAAAAAATGCTGGGTGGTTTTCTGCAAAAACTCAACAGACTAATGTAAATGATAAAGAATATCTGATCTTTATCATTTTTGGGTTGAGTATTTTTTTTGGTGGGGTTGAGTACGAGGCTTATTTTCCAGGAGAACTAAACCAGAACTGAAATGTCGTGCAGGACCTGATCATCTTCCCTGACGACTGTGAGTTTAAGAGAGTGAGCCAGTGCACCACCGGACGCGTCTATGTGCTGAAGTTCAAGGCTGGCTCCAAAAGGCTCTTCTTCTGGATGCAGGTGGGAAGACGCTGCTAATCTGCTGAATGGAAATCTAAGTGCACATAAGAGACAATTTTTCAAACTGTCAACTCAGGAGCCCAAAACGGACAAAGATGAGGATTTCTGCCGTAAGGTGAACGAGTTCCTGAACAACCCTCCGATTCCTGGCGCTCCGGGCAGCGGAGGTGGCAGCGGTCACGAGCTGTCGGCGCTGGGCGGAGAGGGCGGCCTGCAGAACCTGCTGGGAAACATGAGCCACAACCAGCTGATGCAGCTGATCGGTCCGACGGGGCTCGGTGGACTGGGTGAGGCACTCTGGGTAACGCTTTAGGTTTCACTAGCTGCGTCTCTACTAGCCATAgaattgcgcaaattgaaattaagaaaataaatttgtttaatttaaacaaaaaataactacGTTTTTTCGATGAAAATTTTTGCGCTTGGAAGAagtggtttttcagccgtatgGAAATCGatgtacagtgaaccctcgctataacgcggttcacctttcacggcctcgcTGCTTCGCCGAGTGTTTTgggcagttttttttcacagtgcattgcattctgcgtcctgattggctaaacagtctccgcgcttcttctctacctgtgtgccaataacgttacggtatttaaatatcCGTAATACAGcttggtaaatgtttttgcccagaagaaaaaaagagcgacaattaccgataactatgttcttctctcgaaaaagcACACCTGcacctcaggcttcagaagaaaaagccactagagagtggagtcaggccgcagcgtcacagtcagaggatcagtgaaatacgcgagtcacaatttgtccttcTGTACTTCGTactgatgattaaaatgattattttactgtagttatttgtaagaaagcgttgtatttgttaaaaaatatgctcggtcctgaaaacaggttttgttctttggtttcaatgtagaatgtttaattatgctgtataataattgtaaaaaaataaaggctactacttcacggatttcgcctatcacgggttctgTTCGGAACGCAACCCctgcgaaaaacgagggttcactgtacgtcacaaaattgcaattaaaacacttttttttttttggtcacttGCTGAATATCCTAATGGAGTCACTTTTTTCctgatttcttttccttcatcACCGCGTTTTATTAGTTTTGGCATCACCAACTGGGGAATCAAGGGAAGTGAATGCCTGCTAAAATTGATGTTGCTATGACGATTGTGATGGGTTATATTGTGCAGGCCTGATGTAAAGCCTGAATGCTTCATCAGAGCAGCTTTTATAGATTTGTTGTGATTTGTGTAAGGAGGCCTGGGAGCGTTAGCTGGACCTGGACTGGCGAATCTGCTAGGCAGCGGCGGCCCGTCCGCCAGCAGCTCCTCATCCAGGTAAGACCTCACCTCTGCATCGTTAAGACTTCCTCCTCTAGCGTGACGCTAACGCTCGGTCTCCATGCTAACCTCAGCTCTAGAAGCCAAGCAGCCACGGCTGCCTCTTCTTCATCAGCTGCAGCCCCCAGACTGAGCTCCACCCAGACACCCACCACGCCTACGCCTCCTGCTGCCTCCGCTCCTGCcaccactgctgctgctgctgcccctGCTACTCCAGGTACAACAGCCTTAGTTCTATCTCACACTGCAGGTCTCGATGCTCAATTCTGATTATTTGCATCGTCGTTCATTCTACTAATTAATTGGACTTCTGTGTTAACTGATTACGACCCCAAAGTAGCTCTCTGTTTACCAAATTAATAAAGGATGCCGCCATCTAtggattgattttaaatttaagttgttttcaCATGTGAAAGTCTAGTAGACTCAGTTCAGTTGGggacaaaactgcaacatttgctaTGTTTCCTGTTCCAAATCGACCTGGACGGTTCCTGAACTCCGTGCTGTTGTTTCCCATTTGCAGCTCCAGCTCAGGCTCCTGTGACGCCGGCCTCCGTTGGAAGCCCTCCTCCTCACCAGCCCATCCAGCTCAGCGACCTGCAGAGCATCCTGGCCAACATGAatgttcctgcagctgctgcagcgccGCAGGGATCTGCAGGTCAGCAGGCCGTCGGGTccgctctgctgctgcaggtcgaCGGAGGACGCTCCAGCTAACTGTGTGGTTTGTCTCCTCCAGTGGACCTGGCGAGCGTTTGCACCCCGGAGATGATGGCTCCCATCCTGACCAACCCTGAAGTCCAGCAGAGGCTCCTCCCCTTCCTCCCCAGCGGAGAGAGCTTACCGCAGAGCGCCGAGGAGATCCAGACCACCCTGAACTCGCCGCAGTTCCAGCAGGTAGAACCAGACCAGGGCATGGACGGTTCTTCATATGTTTAGTTTGGTTCTGACTCTGGTTTCTGTCTGACTTCAGTCCATGAGTATGTTCAGCAGCGCTTTGGCTTCGGGGCAGCTCGGCCCGCTGATGAATCAGTTCGGTCTGTCGGCTGAAGCTGTGGACGCTGCCAACAGGGGAGGTAGGATAAACACACTGCCTTACGCCCCTTACATTATGgaacgttttattttttgtaaatttaatgcatttgtccatctatttttaagaaatctgGTCTTTCTGCATCTCAGGtatatttctgtttcctcctcAGACGTGGAAGCGTTTGCCAGAGCCATGCAGGGCAGCAAAGGAGACtccaaagagaagaaagaagatgACGAAGACATGAGTCTAGATTAGAGACCAGCCTGCCAAGTCCCATATCTCTTTCTactttttgtttactttcctcccacttcagcattgtcttaaatgtttttctatacCAAAGGCAATGTTTCTACACCATGTAGATGTCTCTCTTGCTGCGACCAAGCCTTAAGTTTTGCTTTCTGCTCTTGAAGTACAGTCTGCTGTTGGCTTTTTGGGACTAGATCTTTATTAAAGTACAAATTGGAAAAACACTCAAGCGTCtaattttatatgaaaaagaCTTTATTCAAACAAATGAGGGCTCGGAGCGGCAGCTTATTCTTTGAGTTACTTTAAAAACGTTAGCATacaaaaaagcttaattttcttgtttttttacatgggttcaaaaataaaaggggTGCAGGTCATATGAGAAAGTTGGTTTAAAACAAAGGTAAATAATGATTATAGAGAAGGGGCAAGTTAAGGTCAAAATTATTGGTTTgcagtgatttttttgtgtgactgaaaaaattaaaaatgttcttacatttacaaaaatataacgGCTTATTTAACTTAGCTCAATTTAAAAAGCCAAATCCATCAATTTCTATGAATTTAACCAGTTCATGAAGCCCTATtgacataaatattaatgtagTGAAGTCAAAACATAACACTTTCATAAAATATCGCAAAATTGgagcattgttttgttttacattttaattttagatcaGTGCATCTTTATGTGAAACCAATAATTACAGACATAGCACAAAAacgtgaaaatataaaatatgctttttattcTCCCccaaagtataaaataaatattaatatatattttaaattagctACATTAACATGACACCCACCACCAGTATTTTGTTGTCAGGGAATGTGAAGGCTCTACATGTGAGGGCAGCCTCGGGTTCCGACGGCTCCGTGAACAGACAGCGGTTCAGACAACGTCACGGGTCGACGGTTGACGCTAACATGGCGGAAACAGCCGTGGAAAACAGGAAACCCGTTAGGATGGCTGGCCGTTGTGACGCCACCTGGCGGACAAAAGAAAGTTTACCACGTGATTAGAAAAACAGGCGtatgttatttcatttttgaagttgttgttttgagaaaaattaCCTTTTTAATGATAAGAAGCCAGATGTTAAATTAGATAAAGCTGTACGGCGTtttaaaggaggagaaaaatctGCCGAATAACCGTTAGAAGATCGTTGTCGCAGAAGCAGGAGGACCCAGACACTAGGGATCGCGGAAGCAACATTATCTTCGCAAATACTTTAAGGGTCTTAAATTTTTGACAAGGCAGTACTATTTGAGGTTTattctatgttttattttttacatgggACTTTTCTATTAAAAGTTTAAGTCGCGCGCGTTCTGTGACGCCAGGCGGTTGccgctaccgctaactagcggCTAGCAAgcaagctagctagctttttctGCATCGATCAAGGGTAAGAGCAAACATATGGCCATTTGCTACACTTCTCTTGATATCCCCATAAGATTCTAGGTACATTATGTGCAAAGAAAAGCTTGTCACTAAAGAGAGTTAGCAAGCCCTCGAAGAAGAGTTTTTGGCACTAATGGCCCATATTGAACAGGAAGTAGGGTAGGGtccataatcacatttgttctcttaactgctggtatgagtttcatatcaataagataatatttgGGGGAAAAAGACAGGGCATGCAAATATTGtcaggctcaacatccatataACCAAAAAATGCATCCTCCTCTTAGCTTGAAGAAATATAGAATTAAGAGGGATTtgactttttctacataatcacacttctcttaactgctggtatgagtttcatatcaataggacaaTTTTTGGAGAAAATACAGAGAGAGGCAGATAATGGGGGGTTAATAATtgattttgcttaaaaaaaagcatctccctgctaacatggagaaataaagagctaagagggatttcaccttttctacaaaatcacacttgttccaTGAGCTACTAATacaagtttcatatcaataggacaatagacaggggatgcagatattggcaggctcagaaattaaaatgcatccccctcgTATATTAATAGACTGGATAATTAAGGGTGATATCAAATTTTGTACATAATGGGCCTCTGTTTTGTCATGCAGTAAGCTGTTatggtgttaaaagaaaaagtggggAATTCCAAACCATTAGCGGAGAACATATTCATCAGACATTGACTGTAAAATGTTCAACTCGTATGTCTCAGTGAAGGTgtcaaaactgtatttatttaatttcatctgCGAAATAAATCCTACTGTTTTAGGGCTTACATAGTTAAGAAACATGATAATGTTACAAGTATCTTTAAAAGTTGCCTCtttggtcatatttcagtccgttttccCATATGCGAGAGTTTAGAGTGATGCATTTTCCCATGACAGGGCCTGCGTTTCTCTGCATAACACTGGGAATCAAAGCCAGGACAACCGCAATGAGGACTGCAACTTCTATACCAACCGAGTAAGTaagtaagtttttatttactgagTCCGCTGATCTGAGAGTCGGAGAAAGAACTTGGAGCCACAGAAGAAAAGTTTCTGTCTCCTTCGGTTTTTAGTTTTGTACGGTGAGGAGCAGCAGATCTAGAGTGGCCCAGTGCCCCAAATATCatgaaaactttcaaaatgcAATATGATTGACCCATAGCATCTCCACCCATTTTACATTATACAAACAACtttgttaccttcagtttttgtaaaaatgctgtacatatcaaacataacttaaagaGATGGAGGTCAATTTCAAGTTGtcaaattgtgaagtcaaaatatttttaagacacTTCGCCTTCTCAACAGCGCTTCTCTGTGATGCCGTTTAGATCCGGTCTCTTAGGAGCGTTGAACTGAAAAGTcgttcagcagatgtgcagtcccaccaggtatttgctaattgttgctgccgctagtctgaaggagctgagcatGAACATGCGGGGATGTGTATAAAgttgattttagattttttaatatTCTCTCTTTAATATCCCAGccacagaaataaatatacattatgTGTGAGCATTAGCAGACACTTTCTGTAAAGACAAAGTGGAAACCCTGAAATTCTGCAGAGAACTGTGATATTGTACTCACTTGGTGCACCTCCAAGGTACATGGTAGCTTTGGTCCCTGCAGAACGGTTCTGTTTGGGGCATGCGCTCTGCTTGGCGGTTACATCCACAAACAACTTCAGAACGTTGTTCTTCTTCTCCACTGGAAGAATACATCAGCATTAACAGAGAGCGGTTCTGTTTGGGGAAGATGACTGGTTTCTGTAAGCCCACCTTTGATTGTGTGCCAGCGTCTGTTACACAGAGGTTCTTCAGGCATTAGCGAGGTAGAGAATTCACCTTTGCCACTGATTACCGAAACAGTCacctagacacaaaaacatcttcCTCAGTTTTGGTTTTTAGGATTTCTTGAACGACGACGAGAAGGAAAATCTCCACCTTCTTCCTGCTGTTTCTCTTCTGCTTGGCGAAACCTTAACTCACCTCTCCCTGGCTTAGGAACAAGCTCAGGTATTGGTCAGATGAAGTTCCAGCGTACAACAGCAGCCCAGAGTCTGAAGCTGGTCGAACGTCCAGCTGGATCTCTAGGTCCCGACCCAGAACCAAAGAGTCACCTGCCAGGAGGTGGAGACACGTCAATCAGTGCATATTCTGACcaaaaaaagattcaaacaGTTGAAACTTGGAAAAGACGGGGAGGGTAGCTACCAATCTTCAGGTGTCCTCCCTGTTTGGAGAAGTACACTCCAGGTTGTAGAGGGTTCTGGAAGCATGGAACCGCCCCCTGGCTGAACGATGGGCTTGCTGCAGGAACTGCGTTCAGTTTCAGGTCCTTGACGCATCCGATGAAACCATCAAAACGTTTCGGCTGGAGTTCAGACACAAACTGTGAGATTGATGTCTGATGAAGGTGTACacctttttaactttatttctgtCTCAAACTTGAGATAATCAGAACATAGCCAGTAATCCTCAGTGGGACTTAAACTCTCGCGGTCTTTTAGACcccatgactttttttttactctgcatTGCCCATCAGGGTCACATTGACCCCGTGTGCGCTTGGTTTCAGAAACTGACGATCTGTTGTCTCACCCAGACATTTGTCACACTAAGACTGCGGGAGAGTTAAAGAAGAGCTattgttttggatcattgtcctgttgatgACCCAGTTAGGGTTGGACAAAAGGCCTCATGCTTGACTCAGGAATATGTAACCCTGACCCGGTTTCTCAGGGTGTTTTCagacctgatagtccagtagagtCGGTtcaattgcaacatttgttacattttcacactgCAACGTGTCAAAtaatccaaaccctttgagcaacttgttcccctcctcgcctgtggtggcgctgcaccaagaaccactgaaggaaacaacaaaaaaacctctgaagaagacagtgAGTGCAACTttgttcttcacaaaatgtgaaaaaaaaatggagtggtACCAGATTTTTActgttgtaggatttctcttttgttgttggCTAAAGACcttgagccatttctcctgctggcTTGTATTTACCCATAATACCCTGtgttgtagtccacttcctgcttttggagcggtttccGGTCCGCTTGGatttcacatatgcattcgaacagaaccagagttcacttcaaccaaacagatTTGCAGGTGATCCAGAGTTTGCCTTTTTGGTCCAATTTTGCATTCAATTCTTCCCAAATGAACTGAACTTAAGTGGACAAATTGGAGTGAAAATGGACTAAGCAAggctggtgtgaacgcaccctATTGCAGATAGCTTAAACTGGTAAAATTAAAAGGTATTACAGCACAGTTTGCCATTTAACAGAACCCAGTTTAAGAACCATGTGTCCAGTGTACAAAAAGTCAGGAATTAAAAGGCATCTAGGtccttttttagaaaaaatacaattccTGAAATGGACATTTTACCATACTTTGACTCCTCCAGACAtggaaagtaataaaataacatttaatactTTAACACATCCTGAGCATATGAATGGTGAAAGTTAACTGTGTGAGTTTTGAAATAAGTAAATTTAACCTTGACTGTGGCTGGGACCCCTCCGATGAATAACGGTCCACTGATCCGGATCTTTCTGCCTCCGGCTGTCCTCTTAGCTCGACTGCTGATGCCATCCACCGTCAGACTGATTTTATTCCCCTCATGCTTAATGAAAACCTGTGATAGAGAAACATCTGGTGAACCCATTTCTGACGCGTTACTTTCATGATTTCCCCCTGTAGGAGAATATTGCGATCGACTAGATCAGGGGTTTTCAAGCTGCTTGtggctcttaataactttggataaaaatcaaaaagaaccagctgatgtttttaaatttaaaacttgtgTTTGTTAATATATCTTACCAGTTTTTGAGTTTATTCCTGCAATATTTACATTGAATTTCCATAAATAATGACACTAAAAGTACTAATAATAGGtttttagatacattttttcttgtctttaggTTGGAATCTATGTGTATTTTTACGCACGCTTTATAAAAAGTGTACCAATTTTCAGGAAGTATTTTGAAGtaagtaaaaaattaagaacGTGTAACCCGGTTTAATGTAGTTATttgtatgttattttattttattatccagggggtcttttgtgggctctagtgtcccttatatgacagtaggctgacaggaaaggggtggaagacatgcggcaaacatCGCCaggtccgggagttgaacccgtgacagccgcatcgaggactcaaggcctccaaacatgggtcgcgctgtCCCATACAAGACCCAAATAACACGGCATGCCCgagttatttgtatttttatgtacatATCTTGCGTGGAAGACCTTACCGGGTGCCACCGCTCGTCGTCGTATTTGTTCAAGCTGCGCACTTTGACATTATTCCTGGCTGACTCCACCGAGAGGATCAGGTGACCTTTTAGGACGCTGAGCAACATGGCCGCTCCGCCTTGCTGCCTGCTGGCTGCGTACAGAACGCAGCCATCAGAGGAGTTGATCTTCACCTCCAACGACAGATGAGAACTGAGgaaaaatcagtttaattaGTGAGTATTTAGGGCCCCTGTACATACAATATTAGGGCCGTTGTAGATAGAGTTTGGCAGCAACTAGTAActtcttttgaaaaaatttccttttaggagtatttttaatATACTGTACTtcttactcttacttgagtaaaatctctggattttctacccactgaatgaaaaacaaacatgttttaaccaaaaattcaccaggcatagacacacacctgcagtttttgttaaagtttcataaaaaaattttattcaaagaaactgatttgaaaaaaacctattttgcctgattttattttttgttacttatatgaatgattgttattttccttcttaaaataccaaaatttccacataacttaATATTTCGatctgtctgattatgtaattttttaatattaaattattgataatttgatcagctACTCAGTAgcagactttttaccaaatatttttttaccctttcttggacggctactttctacttttactggagtataatttttgggtactctgctCATCCTCTGGTTGTGGATgggagtacatttctgccaaaaaattctgattttgagGTTTATCgtgaattttctagaaaagatttatccaaaaaaagttacaaatttgcaagaaaaaacatgct
This genomic window from Xiphophorus couchianus chromosome 24, X_couchianus-1.0, whole genome shotgun sequence contains:
- the adrm1 gene encoding proteasomal ubiquitin receptor ADRM1 isoform X2 gives rise to the protein MSSGALFPSLVSGSRGSSSKYLVEFRAGKMSLKGNTVTPDKRKGLVYIQQSDDSLIHFCWKDRTTGNVDDDLIIFPDDCEFKRVSQCTTGRVYVLKFKAGSKRLFFWMQEPKTDKDEDFCRKVNEFLNNPPIPGAPGSGGGSGHELSALGGEGGLQNLLGNMSHNQLMQLIGPTGLGGLGLGALAGPGLANLLGSGGPSASSSSSSSRSQAATAASSSSAAAPRLSSTQTPTTPTPPAASAPATTAAAAAPATPAPAQAPVTPASVGSPPPHQPIQLSDLQSILANMNVPAAAAAPQGSAVDLASVCTPEMMAPILTNPEVQQRLLPFLPSGESLPQSAEEIQTTLNSPQFQQSMSMFSSALASGQLGPLMNQFGLSAEAVDAANRGDVEAFARAMQGSKGDSKEKKEDDEDMSLD
- the adrm1 gene encoding proteasomal ubiquitin receptor ADRM1 isoform X1; the protein is MSSGALFPSLVSGSRGSSSKYLVEFRAGKMSLKGNTVTPDKRKGLVYIQQSDDSLIHFCWKDRTTGNVDDDLIIFPDDCEFKRVSQCTTGRVYVLKFKAGSKRLFFWMQEPKTDKDEDFCRKVNEFLNNPPIPGAPGSGGGSGHELSALGGEGGLQNLLGNMSHNQLMQLIGPTGLGGLGGLGALAGPGLANLLGSGGPSASSSSSSSRSQAATAASSSSAAAPRLSSTQTPTTPTPPAASAPATTAAAAAPATPAPAQAPVTPASVGSPPPHQPIQLSDLQSILANMNVPAAAAAPQGSAVDLASVCTPEMMAPILTNPEVQQRLLPFLPSGESLPQSAEEIQTTLNSPQFQQSMSMFSSALASGQLGPLMNQFGLSAEAVDAANRGDVEAFARAMQGSKGDSKEKKEDDEDMSLD